The DNA window CCAAAATCGGATATCCGGTTATCGTCAAGCCGGCCAACCTCGGTTCGAGTGTTGGAATAGGCCGTGCCGCAAACCGCGAACAACTCATAGAGAAAGTTGAGGTCGCACAAAAATACACTTCCAGAATCATAGTCGAACACATGGTTGACAATCTGAAGGAAATCAACTGTTCGGTACTTGGCGACTGTGACGAATATCAGTCATCTGTGCTTGAAGAACCTATAAAAAGCGCGGAAATTCTTTCCTACGAGGACAAATACATGGGTGGCACCAAGGGAGCCAAAGGCATGCAGGCATCCCAGAAACGCATTCCCGCCGATCTGCCGGAAGAGATGACAAAAAGAATCCAGTATCTCGCAGGTGAGACTTTCCGAGTGCTGAGCTGTCATGGTGTAAGCCGAATAGATTTCATCGTTGATGATGACAACAATGAAATTTATGTCAACGAAATCAACACAATACCCGGCTCTCTGTCATTCTACCTTTGGGAAGCGACCGGAATTTCTTTTGACAAACTAATGGACAAGCTCGTGCAACTCGCCCTCAAACGCAAACGTGAGGAAGGACAGAAGACCGTCAGCTACGACCAGAATATATTTTCGCTTTCAGGAGGTGCAAAAGGCGGCATAAAAGGAGCAAAAGCCCCGTGCAACTAAAGCGATACAGAACTATGGGAAGTGTCGGTTTCTGGATAGCATATTGCATCGGTTTCGGAATCCTCGGAGGAGGTCTTTATACCTACATGTCAGGGCGTAAAAAAAGGCGCTGGAGTCTTTTTCTCCGCAGCGCCCTGATATATACGGCATTCGCTCTTGCATTCGTCTGGTTCCTCTATCGCGTGGCATAAGCATTGCACATCGGTGGCGTATCAATCATGATGATACGGCTCGCCACGCATGATGGTCATGGCGCGGTAAATCTGTTCCATGAAAAAAAGACGAACCATTTCGTGTGTGAACGTCATGCGTGACAACGACAGCTTTGAATCGGCACGTTCGTAGACCTCGTTCGAGAAACCGTATGGGCCACCGATGACAAACACCAGACGTTTTATGCCCTGCACCATACGTCGCTCAATCATCGATGAAAACTCTCTTGAAGTAAGCTCCTTGCCTCTCTCGTCGAGCAGAGTGACAATATCTCCCGGCTGAAGAGCCGCAATGATACTCCGCCCCTCCTGCTGTTTCTGGGCATCCTCTGACAGAGCCTTCGATGATTTAACGTCTGGAATCACAATCAGTTCTGTAGGTACATAGCGGTTAGCCCGTTTCAGGAATTCCTCTACACCGCAAGCCACATAACCGGTGGATGTCTTTCCGACAGCTATAATAACTATTTTCATTTTGACTATTAAGATTGTAATTTAAAGAAAAGGATATGAAAACAAAAGACGAACTTATCGACGACCTGCTGACACTTGCTTTCGCTGAAGATGTCGGTGACGGAGACCATACAACCTTAAGCACCATCCCGGCTAACGAACGCGGAGTGCAGCGTCTCATCATCAAGGAAGAAGGAATACTTGCCGGAGTAGACATCGCACGCAAAGTGTTCGAAAAGTTTGATCCGGAACTTAAGATGACCGTATATATCAACGACGGTGCTCATGTGAAACCGGGCGACATTGCGTTTGAGGTAGAAGGAAGCGTTCGCTCGCTGTTACAGACAGAGCGCGTGATGCTAAATATCATGCAGCGAATGAGTGGCATCGCCACCCAGACAGCCAAATACCAGCAGCGTCTCGAAGGTCTCAAGACAAAAGTGCTTGACACACGTAAGACAACTCCAGGCCTACGCATGCTTGAAAAGGAGGCTGTGCGTATAGGTGGAGGCTGCAACCATCGCATCGGACTCTTTGACATGATTCTAATAAAGGACAATCACGTTGATTTTGCCGGTGGAATCAAGCAGGCTGTGGACGCAGCACGGAAATATTGCGCAGAAAAAGGCAAGGATCTGAAAATCGAGCTTGAAGTCCGTAACGAGGATGAGATTCGTCAGGCTCTTGAAGCCGGAGTAGACCGAATCATGCTTGATAATTTCACTCCGGATCGCACACGTGAGGCAGTAGAACTGATAAACGGGCGCACGGAAATTGAATCATCCGGAGGAATTACTCTCGACACATTGCGTGCCTATGGCGAATGTGGAGTTGATTTCATATCCGTAGGAGCACTGACCCACTCGGTCAAGGGTCTCGACATGAGCTTCAAGGCTGTGAAATGAGAAATTCACCGGCAACTTGTCAAATTGCCGGTGAATATGTTTCATTCACGTTTGACATCAAGCATATCTTCAACTGTAAAGCCTGCAAAATCATCAATGATTTTGTGGGCTTTACCTTTTAGACGTGAGCGTGGATTGGTGGTGGCAAGCCCGATAACAGTAGCCCCTGAACTCATACCGGCCTGAAGCCCCTGAAGAGAGTCCTCGAACACATAACAATCCTCGATAGGCACGCCTATCAGCTGCGCCCCTGTCAGATAGCCCTCCGGGTCAGGCTTGCTGCGCTTAACCATTGAGCCGGTAACAAGTCCGCTCAACATCCGGCGCAAATCAGAGTGAGCGGCAAAAAGATATCCCATCTTCACATCATCGCTGCTTGTCACAACGGCAAAAGGAATTTCCAGCTCGCGCAGACGAGCAAGAAATGCTTCGACACCGGCAATCCACGGATATTTCATATTCTGCTCGTAAGTATGAAGCTCATCCACGATTCCTTCGCGTGCTTCTTCGGGAAATGGCTGAAGTATTTCACCGAGAGTCGTACCCTTTATGTCTGCTGCAAAGGTTTCACCACCGACATTGAATCTTCGCCCCATAGGGCCCCAGAAATTAGAATATTCGCCTTCGCTGTCCACAAGAACACCGTCAAGGTCAAACAAAACTCCTATTTTTCTTTTCATAGATTTTAATTTACTTAAGATTTCGCCAAAAGAATATGGCGTATAGAAATTTGATGTCACAAAGTTACTACAAATTCTCTAAATAGCCTTCATCTCTTGGTGATATGGGAGATTTATCGTAACTTTGTTGCGAAGAATGCCCCTCTCAGCGCACTCTTTAAATCAAGAAATTCACTCCATTCATTGCATATTTCACTATGGTCGTATTTTTCAAAAAAGGTGCAAACCTTATTTACGCCGTTGAAACCAGCCATAAGTTTTCAGAAGAAGAAAACGAGAAACTTCGCTGGCTTTTCGACGGAGCAACGCCTCTCGCCTCAACCTCGGTAAAAGGACGCTTCATCGGCCCTCGCAAAGAGATGATAACCCCGTGGAGCACCAATGCGGTCGAAATTACCCAGAACATGGGTCTTGAAGGAATCACCCGCATAGAGGAATTCCACCGTGTGGCTACCGAAGAACCGACGTTTGACAAAATGCTGTCGCGACTCTACGACGGTCTTAATTCAAAGGTGTTCACAACCTCGGCAACGGCAGCTCCAATCGAGCATATAGCCGACATCAGTGAGTATAACAAACGTGAGGGCCTTGCTCTGAGCGCAGAGGAAGAAGATTATCTCCGTGACCTTGCAAAACGCCTCGGCCGTCCCCTCACCGATAGTGAAGTGTTTGGTTTCTCTCAGGTCAACAGCGAACATTGCCGCCACAAAATTTTCAACGGCTCATTTGTCATTGACGGAGAAGAGAAACCTCTTTCTTTATTCAAGCTTATTAAAAAGACCTCTCAGGTCAATCCAAACAAGCTCGTTTCGGCGTATAAGGACAACGTTGCGTTTGTCGAAGGCCCGACAGTAGCTCAGTTCTACCCCACTCATCCTGAACGTTCCGACTTCTTTGAAGTACGTGATCTGCCGACCGTACTTTCTCTAAAGGCCGAAACACATAACTTCCCCACCACGGTCGAGCCGTTCAATGGCGCAGCAACCGGCAGCGGTGGTGAAATCCGCGACCGTCTCGGCGGAGGCCGTGCCAGTCTTCCACTCGCAGGTACAGCCGTTTACATGACTTCATACCCTCGTCTTGGAAACTATCCTTGGGAACTTATGATGAATCCCCGTGCTTGGCTCTATCAGACTCCTGCTGAAATTCTGATAAAAGCCTCCAACGGAGCATCTGATTTTGGCAACAAGTTCGGACAGCCTCTCATCTGTGGTTCACTCCTCACATTCGAGCATGATGAAAATGGCAAAATGTATGCCTACGACAAGGTAATCATGCTCGCCGGCGGTGTCGGATATGCAGCCTCAAAGGATGCGATCAAGGGTGTTCCCGAGGCCGGCGAAGCTGTCGTCGTAATGGGTGGCGACAACTACCGTATCGGCATGGGCGGAGGCGCAGTGTCATCAGTAGAAACCGGACAATACGCATCAGGCATCGAGCTCAACGCCGTTCAGCGCGCCAACCCCGAAATGCAGAAGCGTGTGTCAAACGTAATCCGTGCGCTCGCAGAAAATGACAACAACCCGATTGTCTCTATTCATGACCACGGCGCTGGCGGCCACCTCAATGCCCTTTCCGAACTCGTCGAAGAGACAGGCGGTAAGATTGAAATCGGCAGCCTTCCTATCGGAGACCATACACTTTCGTCAAAAGAAATCATCGGCAACGAAAGTCAGGAACGCATGGGTATGGTGCTCAAGAAAGAAGACATTGACTTCGTGCGCACCATCGCCGACCGTGAACGCGCTCCGATGTATGTCGTAGGTGAAACCACAGGTGACCATCGCTTCGTATTCGAACAGAAAGACGGTGTGAAACCTATCGACCTCGCCATGACCGATATGTTCGGCTCATCTCCAAAGACAACACTTGTCGACAATACCGTTGTCAATTCATATACCGACGGCGAATATAATGAAGAGGATATCGAACGCTACACTGCGTCGGTACTCAGCCTTGAAGCCGTTGCCTGCAAAGACTGGCTGACAAATAAAGTAGACCGTTCCGTGACAGGTAAAATCGCCCGCCAGCAATGTCAGGGTGAAATCCAGCTCCCGCTTAGCGACTGTGGAGTTGTGGCTCTTGACTATAGCGGCACAAAGGGTATTGCAACATCAATCGGACATGCGCCTCAAGTAGCCCTTATAGACTCTGCCAAAGGCTCTGTAATGGCTGTTGCGGAAGCACTGACAAACATTGTGGCCACACCGTTGTCTGATGGCATCAAGGGCCTTTCGCTTAGTGCGAACTGGATGTGGCCTTGCAAGAATCCGGGAGAGGATGCAGCTCTCTATCGTGCGGTAGAAGCATGTTCGGATTTCGCATGCAAACTCGGAGTCAATATCCCCACCGGTAAGGATTCTCTATCGATGACACAGAAATATGGTGCCGACAAAGTATATGCACCCGGCACAGTCATCATTTCGGCTGCCAGCGAAGTAAGCGATGTCCGCAAGACTCTCAGCCCGGTACTCGGAAAGAAAGGTTCTATACTTTATTATATAGACTTCTCGTCAGACAGCCTCAAACTCGGGGGTCGGCACTTGCACAGACACAAGGCAAACTCGGCTCGGAAGCTCCGACAGTCACCGATACCGAAGCATTTGTCAAGACGTTTGAGACAGTACAGAAACTTGTGAAACAAGGCAAGCTGATGGCAGCCCACGACGTGTCAGCCGGTGGTCTGGTCACCACACTCCTTGAAATGGCGTTTGCAAACACCGACGGAGGAATAGAACTCGACACCACAGGATTTGAGACACTCGGAGAGACAGATCTTGTCAAGATTCTGTTTGCAGAAAATCCCGCGCTTGTCGCACAGGTTGAAGCTGCCAAAACAGCATCTGTCGACGAAATTCTCACTAAAGCAGGCATCCGTTTCTGCCAAATCGGTGCTCCGACCACGGAACGTACACTGATTATCAACCACAACGGAACACAGCGTCTGCTTGGCATCGACCATCTGCGTGATGTCTGGTTCCACACCAGCTATCTCATGGATGCCATCCAGAGCGGAGAAAAATGTGCCCGCAGCCGTTTCGAGAATTACAAGAAACAGCCTATCCGCTACCGTTTCCCCTCTAAATATGACGGCAAACTTGAATCAAGAGGCATCAGCCTCCGTCGTGAGGGTCACGGTGACCGCGTCAAGGCTGCAATTATACGCGAAAAGGGTGTGAACGGCGACCGCGAAATGGCCTACTCGCTTTATCTTGCCGGCTTCGATGTTAAGGATGTCCACATGACCGACCTGATGAGCGGACGCGAAAATCTTGAGGATGTCAACATGATAGTATTCTGCGGTGGCTTCTCCAACTCCGACGTACTCGGTTCAGCCAAGGGCTGGGCTTCAGGCTTCCTTTGGAATGAAAACGCAATGCGCGCTCTCAAAAACTTCTATGCCCGCGAAGACACACTTTCACTCGGTATATGCAACGGTTGCCAGCTCATGATTGAACTCAACCTCATAAATCCCGAGCACCCGAAGAAAACCAAGATGCTTCACAACGACAGCCATAAGTTCGAGTCACAGTTCCTCGGGGTGACAATCCCTGAGAACAACTCAGTGATGTTCGGTTCACTGTCAGGCAGCAAGCTCGGAATCTGGGTTGCACACGGTGAAGGCAAATTCAATCTGCCGATGGCTATGAGCGACTATAATGTCGTGGCCAAGTATAATTACAACGCATATCCGGCTAATCCTAACGGGTCACGCGGAGCAGTAGCCGGTATATGTTCGGCTGACGGCCGTCACCTTGCGATGATGCCACACCTTGAAAGAGCAATCTTCCCGTGGCAATGCGGATTCTATCCGTCCACACGTAAATCAGATCAGGTAACACCTTGGATCGATGCCTTTATCAATGCCCGCAAATGGGTAGAGGAAAAGGTTAAATAAACAACCTTGATAAATTTTCGATGACTCTTCAAAATCGGATAACAAGCCCCCGATTTTGGAGAGTCGTTCGGAAAAATATGATAGCAATTACCAATCTAATAACCCATCTATTTATTACAAACCAATTATGAGTCTTAACATCATCGTGCTCGCCAAGCAGGTACCCGATACCCGCAACGTGGGTAAGGATGCAATGAAGGAGGACGGCACAATCAATCGCGCAGCACTGCCGGCCATCTTCAACCCGGAGGACCTCAATGCCCTCGAACAAGCTCTCCGTCTCAAGGACAGCCATCCCGGTTCAACAGTAACACTCCTCACAATGGGTCTACCCCGTGCGTCAGAAATCATCCGCGAGGCTATTTATCGCGGAGCAGACGGCGGTATCGTACTCACTGACCGAGTTCTCGGAGGTGCCGACACTCTCGCCACGTCCTACTCGCTCGCACAGGCAGTTAAAAAGTTCGGCAACTACGACATCATCCTCGGCGGCCGTCAGGCTATCGACGGTGACACCGCACAGGTAGGTCCTCAGATCGCAGAGAAGCTTGGCATCCCTCAGATTACATACGCTGAAGAAATACTTAACCTTTCAGACGGACACGTCACTGTAAAACGCCGTCTTGAAAATGGAGTGGAAACTGTGAAAGCACCTCTACCCTGTGTCGTTACTGTCAATGGTTCAGCCCCCGACTGCCGTCCTCGCAACGCAATGCGCGTACAGAAATACAAATACGCCGCTTCACCGAGCGAGGCTGTGAAACTCAGCGAAGAGCGCAAGGCTCTTCTCGAAAAACGTCCCTATCTTAATCTTCAGGAATGGAGCGCAGCATACGTCGATGCCGACCCGGCACAGATCGGTCTGCCCGGCTCTCCTACAAAAGTAAAAGCTATCGAAAACGTCGTATTTACCGCCAAGGACTGTCGCGTCATCACCGACAACGATGCTGAAATCGAAGATCTCGTAAAGGAACTCATCACTAACCATACAATCGGATAAGCAGCACTATGGACCAGAACAACTTAATAGTATATCTCGAATTTGAGGACGGTCGCGTGGCCGACGTCAGCCTCGAACTTCTGACCAAAGGCCGAGTGCTTGCCTCTCGTCTTGGCGTAAAACTTGAAGCAATTGTCATCGGTGATGACCTTACCGGCGTTGAGCAGCAGGTGTTCCCCTATGGAGTCGACCGTCTTTACAAAGTTTCCGACAAGCGGCTTTATCCATATACATCGAATCCTCATTCTGCAGTTCTCATCAACCTTTTCCGAGAAATCAAGCCTCAGGCCTGTCTCATGGGCGCTACCTGCATTGGTCGTGACCTCGGTCCGCGTGTTAGCTCCTGTCTTCACAGCGGTCTGACAGCTGATTGTACAGCACTTGAAATCGGCGACCATACAGATCCCAAGACCGGCAAAGAATACAAAGACCTTCTTCTCCAGATCCGCCCGGCATTCGGAGGCAACATCGTGGCAACAATCGTCAACCCCGAATGTCGTCCGCAGATGGCCACTGTGCGTGAAGGTGTGATGAAGAAAGAAGTATTCGATCCCGATTACAAGGGTGAAGTTGTCGAGCTTGATGCCAACAAATATGTTTCGGATGAAGATTTCGTTGTTGAAATCCTTGACCGGCATATTGAAAAATCGAAAATCAACATCAAGAACTCCCCTATTATCGTTGCCGGAGGTTATGGCGTAGGCTCTAAGGAGAACTTCCAGCTTCTCCACGAACTCGCCGATACTCTTGGTGCGGAAGTGGGAGCATCACGCGCGGCAGTCGATGCTGGCTTTACCGAACATGCGCGTCAGATTGGCCAGACAGGTGTGACCGTACGCCCCAAGCTCTATATCGCATGCGGTATCTCAGGACAAATCCAACATATCGCCGGTATGCAGGACAGCTCCATCATCATATCAATCAACAATGATCCGGCTGCTCCGATCAACACAATCGCCGACTATGTAATCACAGGCAACCTTGAGGAAGTCGTTCCTAAACTGATCAAATACTACAAGAAAAATTCCAAATAAGCAGACCAATGGCTAATTTTTATACTGACAATCCCGATCTCAAGCACCATCTGACCCATCCGCTGATGGAAAAGATTGTCGCTTTGAAAGAACGCAACTATACAGACGCCGAGAAATTCGACTACGCTCCTCTTGACTACGCAGACGCACAGGACAGCTACGATAAAGTACTTGAAATCGTAGGAGAAATTTGCGGTGACATTATTGCTCCTAATGCAGAAGATGTCGACCATCAGGGACCACGTGTCGAGGACGGCCGTGTCATTTATGCAGACAAGACCAAGGAAAATCTTGATGCCTGCCGCAAGGCCGGTCTAATGGGCATGGCGATGCCACGTCGCTTCGGAGGTCTCAATTTCCCTATTACCCCCTACATCATGGCCGCAGATATTGTCAGCCGTGCCGACACTGGATTTGAGAACCTCTGGGGTCTTCAGGACTGCGCAGAAACCATCTATGAGTTTGCTGATGAAGCTCAGAAAGAGAAGTTTATCACCCGTGTATGTCAGGGCGAGACCATGTCGATGGACCTCACCGAGCCCGATGCCGGTTCTGACCTCCAGAGCGTAATGCTGAAAGCCACCGAACAGCCCGACGGCACATGGCTGCTCAACGGTGTCAAGCGCTTTATTACCAACGGCGACAGTGACATCCACCTTGTGCTTGCCCGTTCTGAAGCAGGGACAAAGGACGGTCGTGGCCTCTCAATGTTCATCTATGACAAACGTGACGGAGGCGTGAACGTCCGCCGTATTGAAAACAAGATGGGTATCAAGGGATCGCCCACCTGTGAACTTACATATAAGAATGCAAAGGCTGTACTTTGTGGCTCGCGCCGTCTCGGTCTCATCAAATATGTGATGGCTCTTATGAACGGAGCGCGTCTCGGTATCGCCGCACAGAGCGTCGGTGTCAGCGAACTCGCATACCGCGAAGCCCTCGCCTATGCCAAGGATCGCAAGCAGTTCGGTAAGGCCATCATTGAGTTCCCGGCTGTCTACGAAATGCTCTCCGTGATGAAAGCAAAGCTTGATGCCTCTCGTTCGCTTCTCTACGCATGCGCACGCTATGTGGACATCTATAAAATATATGATGATATTGCAAAAGAACGCACTCTCACGCCTGAGGAGCGCAAAGAGTCGAAACACTACAGCCGTCTGGCCGATGCGCTGACTCCGCTTGCAAAAGGTATGGGCAGTGAATATTGCAATCAGAATGCCTATGACTGCATCCAGATTCACGGAGGTTCAGGCTTCATGAAGGATTATGCCTGCGAACGCATATATCGCGACGCGCGCATCACCTCAATCTACGAGGGAACTACCCAGCTTCAAGTTGTTGCCGCTATTCGCCACGTCACCACCGGCACTTATCTCAATCTCATCAACGAGTATAATGCAGAAGAGGTGAAACCGGAACTGCAGGGACTCAAGGACCGTCTTGTAGCCATGACCCAGCGTTATGCAAAGGCAGTGGAAACAGTGACTGCTGTCGATGATTCCGCATACGGTGATTTCATGGCACGTCGTCTTGTTGAAATGGCAGGTGTCATCGTCATGGGTTATCTCCTTCTTCTCGATGCAAACCGCAATGACAGTTTCAAGCGTTCTGCCGAGGTCTACACCAACCTTGCACAGGCCGAAGTCACAAAGCATTCAGATTTCATTGCAAACTTCAATCCCGCTGAAGTAGCAATCTATAAGGTGGATTAATCCAACATCAAATCAACAAAACAGCGACACCCGTCGGTCAATCCGGCGGGTGTCACTTAATATAATGTAACGGGAGTTTACAAGATCACATCACCCCTCTTTCACGGAGTTTAAGCTGCCATGCCCATGCTGAACGCATTGTATCGGCGAGAGTAGAAGTAGCCTTCCATCCAAGAACCTCATTGGCGTATGTCGGATCTGCCCATACTTTTTCGATATCACCTGCGCGACGTCCTACAATCTTGTAAGGAACTTTGACACCGGTAGATTCTTCGAAGGTGTTGATAAGTTCAAGTACAGAAACACCGTTGCCGGTACCGAGATTGAAAATTTCAATCTTATCTTCACTTTTGTCCTCAAGCATACGCTTAACAGCAATCACATGAGCCTGCGCAAGATCGACAACATTGATATAGTCACGGATACATGAACCATCTGGTGTGTTATAGTCATCGCCAAACACGCTCAGTTCCTTACGGATTCCGATTGCCGTCTGAGTCAGATATGGAATCAGGTTCTGAGGAACACCATTGGGGAGTTCACCGATTTCTGCCGAAGGATGCGCCCCGACCGGGTTGAAATAACGCAGGATAACGCTCTTGAAAGGAGCACCGGCGTTGATGACATCGGTAATTATTTCTTCTGATATCTGCTTTGTATTGCCGTAGGGAGAAGTCGCTTTTTTATCGGAGACTGTTCTGTGACAGGATTTACATCCGGCTCTCCATAAACAGTGCACGATGACGAGAACACTATTCCCTTGACACCGTTGGATGCCATAAGATCAAGAAGATTGAGAAGTGTGTTCAGATTGTTACGATAATAAAGAATAGGTTTCTGCATGCTTTCGCCGACAGCCTTGGATGCGGCAAAATTAATGATGCCTTTTATGTCGGGATATTCGGCAAAAAGTTTTTTAAGCACTTCTATGTCGGTGCAGTCACCTTCCACAAAGTCAGGACGTGTCCCCGTGATACGTTCTATACCGTCGAGAACTTCACGATTGGAATTGGAGAGGTCATCTATGATTACCACAGAGTAACCTGCTTTCTGGAGCTCTACCACAGTGTGCGAGCCGATGTAACCGGTTCCGCCAGTAACTAAAATTCTGTCCATTTTATAAAGATGTTAGTTTAAAACTGTTCAGTCTGGATACCTTCGGATGAAGGATGATACGATCCGATATGACGCTGTTTCTTTTCCTCGAAGATGTCGGATATGGCGAAAAATATACCGCTTTCCTCAACATCGCCAAACTCATCATTGATGGCTGTCCCAAACATTTTCATTGTCGGCGACAGACTCATGTAGGAGTTGACCAACGGAGGAATGTTGAATCCGAACTCACGGATAGCATGATTGAGAATCTTATAATCTTCCTTGAAGCAAGATCCGACGAAAAGGCGTTCCATCGATTTGCGGTCAATCGTGATTGTACACGGGCTTATCGGCCTGACCAGATTCTCAGTATCAGGGAAGTGCTTATGCAGGAAGTAAAGGATCATATCACGACACTCACGATCATAGTTGGGATACATAGTCATCTTTCCGAAAAGATATTTTATCTCAGGATAGACCACAGTCAGAGCGCCAAGGCCATCCCAAAGATTATCAAGCGCAAAAATTGCTTTCGCACCGGCACGTGAAGACTGGTATTCAAGTCTCACAAACGAACGCCCAAGCTCGATGGTGCTCGGAAGATACTCGTTGATGAACCTGTCGGAAAATTGGAACATGTGACTGGTGGCGATACGAGGCGCTCCATTTTCGTCAAAACGTATATCCTCTCCTATGATAAAACGATAGCCACCAAGAATGAGTTTCGATTCTGGATCCCATACAATCAGCTGACGGCACGGCGGATCCATAAGATCGAATTCGTCAATGTCGCAACTCTTTCCTGTGCCACCACCTGCGGCACGGAACGCGAGTTCCCGGAGACGTCCGATTTCGTTCATTGTCGCTTCACACTCATGTCCGTCAACTATGTATATTTCATTGTGTCCCTTGTTAGTGGGACGCAGAAATCTGTCACGTGTCAGCTCTGCTTCAATCAGAGCACTGTCAATTGGATCTATTATTTTTTCGGTCATGAATCTTGATTCCGTTTTTCGTGTATAAAAACAGCCAAAGCCTGCATTGGAATGGCGTGATTAACGCGGTGCAAGGCTATAGACAGCTTCCCGTAGACAATCAGCCTCGGATTGTGCATATTTTCCACCTCTAAGTGTTTCCCATCGAATAGGATCGCCGATATTGATATCAAATGTTTTACCGGCACTTTTGAACACTTCAGCCGGAAGGCGTACCATCTCGATGTTAAATTTGAGGCCAAGCAGAGTCCTTAGACGTGCAAATTTATAAAAAAAACGGGAATTCTCACCTCCAAAGTGCAAAGGAATTATATCGCGGTGCGATGATATGGCCTTGTTGACAACCATCTTGTTCCATTTCAGGTCGGCAATCACCCCCTCGCCACTCTGTCTCGATACAAGTCCGGCAGGAAACATTAGCATGGGGACATCACTCTCAAAAGCCTCTTCAAGCGAAATTGCCGCCTCACGCGATTGCTTCCCATGCTTATTGACACCAAGAAATATCGGACGCAAAGGTTCAACAAATGTCAGCAAATCGTTTACGACAAATTTCACATCTTTCCGGCCACCATACTGTTCCGAAACCATCGCGGCCAATATCATCCCGTCAAGACCACCAAGAGGATGGTTAGATACGATTATAACCCGTGAATCATTTTCAGGCAACGAACCGTTGACCCTGTATGAGACACCGAGATCATCAATCACGCCACGACAGAAATCGACGCCCGATTTATCAGCATTATGTAAAAGAAGCCTGTTAAGACCGTCCTGACAAATGGCACGCTCAAGCATCTTTATCGCGAATCCCGGGATAAATTTATAGTAACCGGGCATACGCAGACGCAACACTTCGTCAACATCAATCCTCATCGGCGCTTTATCATTTCTCATCCTCGAATTCAATTTTATCAAATGCCTGCCAAAGCGGATCGGAAGGAAGAGGAGCGGTCACATCTATTTCTTTTCCTGAAACCGGATGCGTAAAGCGAATCCGACGTGCCATGAGTGAGATTGACCCGTCAGGATTACTGCGTTTATCGCCATATTTCAAATCTCCTTTTATCGGACAACCTATAGACGAAAGCTGTACCCTGATCTGATGCTTGCGTCCGGTTTCAAGCTTCACTTCTATCAGGTTGTAACGGTCAGAGCATCCCAGCAACCGATAAGTCAGAACCGCCCGCTTTGAGCCGGACCGCTCGGTGAGCGAAGCATAGCTTTTATTATTGCGTTCTGTGGTGGTGATAAAATGAACGAG is part of the Duncaniella dubosii genome and encodes:
- a CDS encoding electron transfer flavoprotein subunit beta/FixA family protein encodes the protein MSLNIIVLAKQVPDTRNVGKDAMKEDGTINRAALPAIFNPEDLNALEQALRLKDSHPGSTVTLLTMGLPRASEIIREAIYRGADGGIVLTDRVLGGADTLATSYSLAQAVKKFGNYDIILGGRQAIDGDTAQVGPQIAEKLGIPQITYAEEILNLSDGHVTVKRRLENGVETVKAPLPCVVTVNGSAPDCRPRNAMRVQKYKYAASPSEAVKLSEERKALLEKRPYLNLQEWSAAYVDADPAQIGLPGSPTKVKAIENVVFTAKDCRVITDNDAEIEDLVKELITNHTIG
- a CDS encoding HAD family hydrolase → MKRKIGVLFDLDGVLVDSEGEYSNFWGPMGRRFNVGGETFAADIKGTTLGEILQPFPEEAREGIVDELHTYEQNMKYPWIAGVEAFLARLRELEIPFAVVTSSDDVKMGYLFAAHSDLRRMLSGLVTGSMVKRSKPDPEGYLTGAQLIGVPIEDCYVFEDSLQGLQAGMSSGATVIGLATTNPRSRLKGKAHKIIDDFAGFTVEDMLDVKRE
- a CDS encoding D-alanine--D-alanine ligase family protein, which codes for MKTNIGVFFGGRSTEHEISVISASQAMHAINREKYDVTPIYISKQGRFYTGEALFEIANYRDIPALLEKCEEVYIRPVYGDYSLYRAKSAGLFGNKGPVTTLDVVIPVLHGSNVEDGIFEGVLETIGIPYAGCDTLASANGMDKITMKMILRESGIPVIDYVWFTDKEWFAKRDELIEKIETKIGYPVIVKPANLGSSVGIGRAANREQLIEKVEVAQKYTSRIIVEHMVDNLKEINCSVLGDCDEYQSSVLEEPIKSAEILSYEDKYMGGTKGAKGMQASQKRIPADLPEEMTKRIQYLAGETFRVLSCHGVSRIDFIVDDDNNEIYVNEINTIPGSLSFYLWEATGISFDKLMDKLVQLALKRKREEGQKTVSYDQNIFSLSGGAKGGIKGAKAPCN
- the rlmH gene encoding 23S rRNA (pseudouridine(1915)-N(3))-methyltransferase RlmH; translated protein: MKIVIIAVGKTSTGYVACGVEEFLKRANRYVPTELIVIPDVKSSKALSEDAQKQQEGRSIIAALQPGDIVTLLDERGKELTSREFSSMIERRMVQGIKRLVFVIGGPYGFSNEVYERADSKLSLSRMTFTHEMVRLFFMEQIYRAMTIMRGEPYHHD
- a CDS encoding electron transfer flavoprotein subunit alpha/FixB family protein — protein: MDQNNLIVYLEFEDGRVADVSLELLTKGRVLASRLGVKLEAIVIGDDLTGVEQQVFPYGVDRLYKVSDKRLYPYTSNPHSAVLINLFREIKPQACLMGATCIGRDLGPRVSSCLHSGLTADCTALEIGDHTDPKTGKEYKDLLLQIRPAFGGNIVATIVNPECRPQMATVREGVMKKEVFDPDYKGEVVELDANKYVSDEDFVVEILDRHIEKSKINIKNSPIIVAGGYGVGSKENFQLLHELADTLGAEVGASRAAVDAGFTEHARQIGQTGVTVRPKLYIACGISGQIQHIAGMQDSSIIISINNDPAAPINTIADYVITGNLEEVVPKLIKYYKKNSK
- the nadC gene encoding carboxylating nicotinate-nucleotide diphosphorylase; translation: MKTKDELIDDLLTLAFAEDVGDGDHTTLSTIPANERGVQRLIIKEEGILAGVDIARKVFEKFDPELKMTVYINDGAHVKPGDIAFEVEGSVRSLLQTERVMLNIMQRMSGIATQTAKYQQRLEGLKTKVLDTRKTTPGLRMLEKEAVRIGGGCNHRIGLFDMILIKDNHVDFAGGIKQAVDAARKYCAEKGKDLKIELEVRNEDEIRQALEAGVDRIMLDNFTPDRTREAVELINGRTEIESSGGITLDTLRAYGECGVDFISVGALTHSVKGLDMSFKAVK